A genomic region of Streptomyces sp. NBC_00247 contains the following coding sequences:
- a CDS encoding SchA/CurD-like domain-containing protein, translating to MTILSERVSQSAFDGSRLRVILLLDLHDGAQNQFLEAYEHMRNQVASIPGHISDQLCQSIENPSQWLITSEWESAPPFLTWVNSEEHVATVQPLHSCVRDTRSLRFSVLRETGAAFESTPEHAKGRLQSAPRLGNGVVRHALTFTVKPGTEEIVAKILADYDSPQAQVNENTRLLRTSLFMRGNRVVRAVEIEGDLMAALRHVSRQPEVRAVEEAINPYLEQDRDLSDSNSARLFFTRAALPAVHHVTAGRHDAADVQRHALFYQAKEGCGMALARLFAGQDEEAADDVASPVESSTIFQRDDVVVRLLEVSGPLDAQPTQALGIGGDRKAAMLERLLDGGSQGMPRDDAEAARFLADAEMNLITDRRSAES from the coding sequence ATGACAATCCTCTCGGAACGGGTATCCCAGTCCGCCTTCGACGGTTCGAGGCTCCGGGTCATACTGCTCCTTGACCTGCACGACGGCGCCCAGAACCAGTTCCTGGAGGCGTACGAGCACATGCGCAACCAGGTCGCCTCGATTCCCGGACACATCAGCGATCAGCTGTGCCAGTCCATCGAGAACCCCTCTCAGTGGCTCATCACCAGCGAGTGGGAGAGCGCGCCGCCCTTCCTCACGTGGGTGAACAGCGAGGAGCACGTGGCGACGGTGCAGCCGCTGCACAGCTGCGTACGCGACACCCGCTCACTGCGCTTCAGCGTGCTGCGGGAGACCGGGGCCGCGTTCGAGAGCACTCCGGAGCACGCCAAGGGCCGGCTCCAGTCCGCGCCCCGTCTGGGCAACGGCGTCGTACGTCACGCGCTGACCTTCACGGTGAAGCCGGGCACGGAGGAGATCGTCGCGAAGATCCTCGCCGACTACGACTCCCCTCAGGCCCAGGTCAACGAGAACACGCGGCTGCTGCGCACCTCGCTCTTCATGCGCGGCAACCGTGTCGTGCGGGCGGTCGAGATCGAGGGCGACCTGATGGCGGCCCTGCGGCACGTCTCCCGCCAGCCTGAGGTCAGGGCCGTGGAGGAGGCGATCAACCCGTACCTGGAGCAGGACCGGGACCTGAGCGACTCCAACTCCGCCCGGCTGTTCTTCACCCGGGCGGCGCTCCCGGCCGTCCACCACGTGACGGCCGGCCGCCACGACGCCGCGGACGTCCAGCGGCACGCGCTGTTCTACCAGGCCAAGGAAGGCTGCGGCATGGCGCTGGCCCGGCTGTTCGCCGGCCAGGACGAAGAGGCCGCGGACGACGTCGCGAGCCCCGTCGAGAGCAGCACGATCTTCCAGCGCGACGACGTCGTGGTGCGGCTCCTCGAAGTGAGCGGCCCGCTCGACGCGCAGCCCACGCAGGCCCTGGGCATCGGCGGCGACCGCAAGGCGGCGATGCTCGAACGCCTCCTCGACGGCGGTTCGCAGGGCATGCCGAGAGACGACGCGGAGGCCGCGCGCTTCCTGGCCGACGCCGAGATGAACCTGATCACCGACCGTCGGTCCGCCGAGTCCTGA
- a CDS encoding FAD-dependent oxidoreductase — protein sequence MNESVDHRVPVLIVGGSLVGLSTSLFLSRLGIDHLLVEKHRSTSTHPRGRGNNVRTMEVFRSAGAERLIRDAASVLADNHGILQAGSLTGDDQEWLFKEIDPGNGLARFSPSGWCLCSQNDLEPVLVDHARAQGSELRFSTELLTFEQDQDGVTAVVKDRETGEHTTVRADYLVAADGPRSPIREQLGIGQTGPGDLFHNVSITFRSRRLASVVGDRRFIVCYLTNPAADGALLPVDNEERWVFHAPWQPDRGETLEDFTDERCAEHIRRAVGDPELDVEITGKAPWHAAERVAERYACGRVFLAGDSAHEMSPTGAFGSNTGIQDAHNLAWKLAAVTGGAAGPGLLDTYEAERLPVAKATSARASARSGEHSHPGYAGPPGGPVGQGSPGGPGGRGGPGGQGGPGGPGGGRQGGMLSVALGYRYVRGAVLGVDPELPVVPDGIGLTGEPGTRAPHMWLDRDGERISTLDLYEQAFVLLCDANSSEWRGAAGQVAKRLAIRLDAFTVGSGPDADLRSVDGADWAAVHGTCAQGAVLVRPDGFVAWRAQDAAPDPEAALHKAVTTLLHRN from the coding sequence ATGAACGAAAGCGTCGACCACCGCGTGCCGGTCCTCATCGTGGGCGGCTCCCTGGTGGGGTTGTCCACCTCTCTCTTCCTGAGCCGGCTCGGCATCGACCACCTCTTGGTGGAGAAACACCGCAGCACCTCGACCCACCCCCGGGGCCGGGGCAACAACGTCCGCACGATGGAGGTCTTCCGCAGCGCCGGCGCGGAGCGGCTCATCCGGGACGCGGCATCCGTGCTCGCCGACAATCACGGCATCCTGCAAGCCGGTTCGCTCACCGGCGACGACCAGGAATGGCTCTTCAAGGAGATCGACCCGGGTAACGGACTCGCCCGGTTCAGCCCGAGCGGCTGGTGCCTGTGCAGCCAGAACGACCTGGAGCCCGTCCTGGTCGACCACGCCCGGGCCCAGGGCAGCGAACTGCGTTTCTCCACCGAGCTGCTCACCTTCGAGCAGGACCAGGACGGAGTCACCGCCGTCGTCAAGGACCGGGAGACCGGGGAGCACACCACGGTGCGCGCCGACTACCTGGTCGCGGCCGACGGCCCCCGCAGCCCCATCCGCGAGCAGCTGGGCATCGGCCAGACCGGCCCCGGAGACCTCTTCCACAACGTCAGCATCACCTTCCGCTCCCGCCGCCTCGCCTCCGTGGTCGGCGACCGGCGCTTCATCGTCTGCTACCTGACCAACCCGGCGGCGGACGGGGCCTTGCTGCCGGTCGACAACGAGGAGCGGTGGGTCTTCCACGCGCCGTGGCAGCCCGACCGGGGCGAGACACTGGAGGACTTCACCGACGAGCGGTGCGCCGAGCACATCCGCCGGGCGGTGGGCGATCCGGAGCTCGACGTCGAGATCACCGGCAAGGCCCCCTGGCACGCGGCCGAGCGGGTCGCCGAGAGGTACGCCTGCGGCCGGGTCTTCCTGGCCGGCGACTCCGCCCACGAGATGTCCCCCACCGGGGCGTTCGGCTCGAACACCGGCATCCAGGACGCCCACAACCTGGCGTGGAAGCTCGCGGCCGTGACCGGAGGGGCGGCCGGTCCGGGGCTGCTGGACACGTACGAGGCGGAGCGGCTCCCGGTGGCGAAGGCCACGAGCGCGCGCGCTTCGGCCCGTTCCGGGGAGCACAGCCACCCGGGCTACGCCGGCCCGCCCGGCGGACCGGTCGGACAGGGGAGTCCCGGTGGTCCCGGTGGACGGGGCGGTCCGGGTGGACAGGGCGGTCCTGGAGGCCCCGGCGGCGGCCGGCAGGGTGGCATGCTCTCCGTCGCCCTCGGCTACCGCTATGTGCGGGGAGCGGTCCTGGGGGTGGACCCGGAGCTGCCGGTCGTTCCCGACGGCATCGGCCTGACGGGCGAGCCCGGCACCCGTGCCCCGCACATGTGGCTCGACCGCGACGGCGAGCGGATCTCCACGCTTGACCTCTACGAGCAGGCGTTCGTCCTGCTCTGCGACGCGAACAGCTCGGAGTGGCGCGGCGCGGCCGGCCAGGTGGCGAAGCGACTGGCGATCCGTCTGGACGCCTTCACGGTCGGGTCCGGCCCCGACGCGGATCTGCGGTCCGTGGACGGCGCCGACTGGGCCGCCGTCCACGGCACCTGCGCCCAGGGCGCCGTGCTGGTACGCCCCGACGGATTCGTCGCCTGGCGCGCACAGGACGCGGCGCCCGACCCGGAGGCCGCGCTCCACAAGGCCGTGACGACCCTGCTCCACCGGAACTGA
- a CDS encoding class F sortase — METGRSTRTSPQPFPAVKHLVWAVVAGSVLVVSGMRDDRPPQPPRAPAVAAPPPPSAAPPLAAPPPAAAPGPVYMASRYPVPPPPSLVRRSTAPPVLLPRPPVRPAPLRPAPAGPRPGASAGPARPAGPVVLPLPPSPPVRLRIPALKVDSPMMRLGLDASGALETPPDNDPVLSGWYTDGTVPGAVGTAITTGHVDTRLGPGVFFLLGALREGATVEIVRADRSVAVFTVYAVDSYSKKDFPDEKVYGPSDRPELRVITCGGEYDKKSGYQENVVVFAALTGSR, encoded by the coding sequence ATGGAAACCGGGCGCAGTACCAGAACGTCGCCCCAGCCGTTCCCGGCGGTGAAACACCTGGTCTGGGCCGTCGTGGCGGGTAGCGTGCTGGTGGTCAGCGGCATGCGGGACGACCGGCCGCCGCAGCCACCGCGCGCACCGGCGGTCGCCGCGCCTCCGCCACCGTCCGCCGCACCGCCCCTCGCAGCACCACCACCGGCGGCAGCCCCGGGCCCGGTGTACATGGCGTCGCGGTATCCGGTGCCCCCGCCGCCCTCCCTCGTACGCCGCTCCACCGCGCCGCCGGTGCTGCTCCCCCGGCCGCCCGTCCGGCCGGCGCCCCTGCGACCGGCGCCGGCGGGCCCAAGGCCGGGCGCGTCCGCCGGCCCGGCCCGTCCGGCGGGCCCCGTCGTACTGCCGCTTCCGCCGTCCCCGCCCGTACGGCTGCGCATCCCCGCGCTCAAGGTCGACTCGCCGATGATGAGGCTGGGGCTGGACGCGTCCGGCGCGCTGGAGACCCCGCCCGACAACGACCCGGTGCTCAGCGGCTGGTACACGGACGGGACGGTGCCGGGGGCGGTGGGCACCGCCATCACGACCGGCCATGTCGACACCCGGCTCGGGCCCGGCGTCTTCTTCCTGCTCGGCGCCCTGCGCGAGGGCGCCACCGTCGAGATCGTCCGGGCGGACCGGAGCGTCGCCGTGTTCACGGTGTACGCGGTCGACTCCTACAGCAAGAAGGACTTCCCCGACGAGAAGGTCTACGGCCCCTCGGACCGGCCGGAACTGCGGGTCATCACCTGCGGTGGCGAGTACGACAAGAAGTCCGGCTACCAGGAGAACGTCGTGGTCTTCGCGGCCCTGACCGGCTCTCGCTGA
- a CDS encoding sortase: MRNTRTGAGICLAVGLVALTAPAAVAADPAGEQTIHISPASASPGSLVTVSTRACGKETYGKGTSEAAGAFHLFEGKRKGVLVGEFEVPDDARPGTDTVTVKCPPRILMTDTYRIADRTPSGGVAAGFSVPVNHGAQLALGGVLLAGAAAGTAFRLRRRAASARG, from the coding sequence ATGCGCAACACACGCACCGGTGCGGGTATCTGTCTGGCCGTAGGTCTGGTGGCCCTCACGGCTCCCGCCGCCGTGGCCGCGGACCCCGCCGGTGAGCAGACCATCCACATCAGCCCGGCGAGCGCCTCACCCGGTTCGCTGGTCACCGTCAGCACCCGGGCCTGCGGCAAGGAGACCTACGGCAAGGGCACCTCGGAAGCCGCGGGCGCGTTCCACCTCTTCGAGGGAAAGCGCAAGGGTGTCCTCGTCGGCGAGTTCGAAGTGCCGGACGACGCCCGGCCGGGCACCGACACGGTCACCGTGAAGTGCCCCCCGCGCATCTTGATGACGGACACCTACCGGATCGCCGACCGCACCCCCAGCGGCGGGGTCGCCGCCGGATTCAGCGTGCCCGTGAACCACGGCGCGCAGCTCGCCCTGGGAGGCGTCCTGCTCGCCGGGGCGGCGGCCGGGACCGCGTTCAGGCTGCGCCGCCGGGCGGCGTCGGCCCGCGGCTGA
- a CDS encoding glycoside hydrolase family 43 protein, whose product MNLTRRMYGLAALVLAGLLTVVVSVSSAGPARASQTSMRAADPSVIRVGSTYVSVQSTGGGIAVRQASSTAALASASARQVWSDTRGLGEVWAPELVRDGGRYYIYFTAGAGAAHRMYVISSATADSGYTAETQLALPDGKWAIDGTMFTFNGQRWFVWSGWAGDTNVEQNLYIARMSSPTTPTGARHVISQPRESWERVVGNPYINEAPEAIKDPNGQLHIVYSANGSWSDQYCLAEVRLRAGGDPTYVWDWYKSNGCLFGSNGSTMNPGWDPTLQVNGPGHHSFVLLDGDINTSPPAGPTFPLMFHAVPKGTAYSWANRYWYTGSFCWWGGTTYSRANVPGATSDTGWSLKFFE is encoded by the coding sequence ATGAATCTCACCCGCCGTATGTACGGCCTTGCCGCCCTCGTTCTCGCGGGACTCCTCACGGTCGTGGTGTCCGTGTCGTCGGCCGGGCCCGCCCGGGCTTCCCAGACGAGCATGCGGGCCGCCGATCCGAGCGTGATCCGGGTCGGCTCCACCTATGTCTCCGTACAGTCGACCGGCGGCGGCATCGCCGTGCGGCAGGCGTCGTCCACGGCCGCCCTGGCGTCCGCGTCCGCGCGGCAGGTCTGGTCCGACACCCGCGGCCTCGGCGAGGTCTGGGCTCCGGAGCTCGTGCGGGACGGCGGCCGCTACTACATCTACTTCACGGCCGGGGCCGGCGCCGCGCACCGGATGTACGTGATCAGCTCGGCGACCGCCGACAGTGGCTACACCGCCGAGACCCAACTCGCCCTGCCCGACGGCAAATGGGCCATCGACGGCACGATGTTCACCTTCAACGGGCAGCGCTGGTTCGTCTGGTCCGGCTGGGCCGGGGACACCAACGTCGAGCAGAACCTCTACATCGCCCGGATGAGCAGCCCCACCACGCCCACCGGGGCGCGTCACGTCATCTCGCAGCCCCGGGAGAGCTGGGAGCGGGTGGTCGGCAACCCGTACATCAACGAGGCACCCGAGGCGATCAAGGACCCGAACGGCCAGCTGCACATCGTGTACTCGGCCAACGGCAGCTGGAGCGACCAGTACTGCCTGGCCGAAGTGCGACTGCGGGCCGGCGGCGACCCGACGTACGTGTGGGACTGGTACAAGTCGAACGGGTGCCTGTTCGGTTCGAACGGCTCGACGATGAATCCCGGCTGGGATCCCACACTGCAGGTGAACGGACCCGGGCACCACAGCTTCGTGCTGCTGGACGGTGACATCAACACCAGCCCGCCGGCCGGCCCGACGTTTCCGCTGATGTTCCACGCGGTCCCGAAGGGGACGGCGTACTCGTGGGCCAACCGGTACTGGTACACCGGGTCTTTCTGCTGGTGGGGCGGTACGACCTACAGCCGCGCCAACGTCCCGGGAGCGACGTCGGACACCGGATGGAGCCTCAAGTTCTTCGAATGA
- a CDS encoding alpha-L-arabinofuranosidase B, translated as MKGLRSVFRRRAAALTAALVGVLVAGTLSGTTVSQAATSQPCDLYAAGGTPCVAAHSTTRALYGSYNGALYQVRRASDSTTRDIGVLSAGGYANAAAQDSFCAGTSCVITVVYDQTGRNNRLTQAPPGGFSGPAAGGYDKLANATMAPVTLNGNRAYGVFVSPGTGYRNNATNGIATGDKAEGMYALFDGTHYNDGCCFDYGNAETNSLDNGNGTMEAIYFGNSKGWGSGAGNGPWVMADLENGLFSGVNTGYNANDPTVSHRFLTAIVKGEPNHWSIRAGNAQSGSLSTYYNGVRPNASGYNPMKKEGAIILGIGGDNSVSAAGTFYEGVMTSGYPTDATENAVQANVVAAGYAQGSGGGTALNSGSSVSLRATTSCCTTSYLSHSGANVNTTVVSSASSATDKANASWIVRPGLANSACRSFESKNTPGSYLRHQNYQLYLHSNDNSALFASDATFCSQAGVNGQGNSLISYNFADRYVRHYNNTGYVASNGGSNTFDATALWPDDVSWAVVAAWTP; from the coding sequence ATGAAAGGACTCCGGTCCGTTTTCCGTCGCCGCGCAGCCGCGCTGACGGCGGCTCTGGTCGGCGTGCTCGTCGCCGGCACCCTCTCGGGCACCACGGTCTCCCAGGCCGCGACGTCCCAGCCCTGCGACCTGTACGCCGCCGGTGGCACTCCGTGCGTCGCCGCGCACAGCACCACCCGCGCGCTGTACGGCTCGTACAACGGGGCGCTGTACCAGGTGCGCCGCGCCTCGGACAGCACCACCCGTGACATCGGGGTGCTCAGCGCCGGAGGGTACGCCAACGCCGCCGCGCAGGACTCGTTCTGCGCGGGAACCAGCTGCGTCATCACGGTCGTCTACGACCAGACCGGCCGCAACAACCGCCTCACCCAGGCTCCCCCCGGCGGGTTCAGCGGCCCCGCCGCAGGCGGCTACGACAAGCTCGCCAACGCCACGATGGCGCCGGTCACCCTCAACGGCAACCGGGCCTACGGCGTCTTCGTCTCGCCCGGAACCGGGTACCGCAACAACGCGACGAACGGCATCGCGACCGGTGACAAGGCCGAGGGGATGTACGCGCTCTTCGACGGCACGCACTACAACGACGGCTGCTGCTTCGACTACGGCAACGCCGAGACCAACAGCCTCGACAACGGCAACGGCACCATGGAGGCCATCTACTTCGGCAACAGCAAGGGCTGGGGTTCGGGCGCCGGCAACGGCCCCTGGGTGATGGCCGACCTGGAGAACGGCCTGTTCTCCGGCGTCAACACCGGATACAACGCCAACGACCCCACCGTCAGTCACCGCTTCCTCACCGCGATCGTCAAGGGTGAGCCGAACCACTGGTCCATCCGCGCGGGCAACGCGCAGTCCGGTTCGCTCTCCACCTACTACAACGGGGTCCGGCCGAACGCCTCCGGCTACAACCCGATGAAGAAGGAGGGCGCGATCATCCTCGGCATCGGCGGCGACAACAGCGTCAGCGCGGCCGGTACTTTCTACGAGGGCGTCATGACCTCGGGCTATCCGACCGACGCCACCGAGAACGCAGTCCAGGCCAACGTCGTCGCGGCGGGTTACGCGCAGGGTTCGGGCGGCGGGACCGCCCTCAACAGCGGTTCCTCGGTGTCGCTCCGGGCGACCACCTCCTGCTGCACCACCAGCTACCTCAGCCACTCGGGGGCGAACGTCAACACCACGGTGGTCAGCTCCGCCAGCTCGGCCACCGACAAGGCGAACGCCTCCTGGATCGTCCGGCCCGGCCTGGCCAACAGCGCCTGCCGGTCCTTCGAGTCCAAGAACACGCCGGGCAGCTATCTGCGGCACCAGAACTACCAGCTCTACCTGCACTCCAACGACAACAGCGCGCTCTTCGCCAGTGACGCCACCTTCTGTTCGCAGGCGGGCGTGAACGGCCAGGGCAACTCACTGATCTCGTACAACTTCGCCGACCGCTACGTCCGCCACTACAACAACACCGGATACGTCGCCTCGAACGGCGGCTCCAACACCTTCGACGCCACCGCCCTCTGGCCGGACGACGTCAGCTGGGCGGTCGTCGCCGCCTGGACTCCCTGA